A genome region from Elusimicrobiota bacterium includes the following:
- a CDS encoding sigma-70 family RNA polymerase sigma factor — protein sequence MERREQLNHQEVVRNLIEHGKETGFLTYEEISQKLPETNFTTEELDTLFGKLAEMGIDVVDRGDDRHKSDGPEEMGVPDVELDTQNSIRMYLSEMGKVPLLTREQEVTLARSIKDNEKILKLVVLESPITHREVQNWEQLLEADEMTPKELMPRGRRTASELSGMRRRVKTVVQYIIQAELRIDKLKLKMESKLPADKVDELKTKVIEERQQIVERIISLNLNQEKIRRLVNKIKSLGSKVREFEDEVQRYEKRFKLPYAELKKLFQKTIAKQIPSAQFHRLTGYTTSGIESSMQNIETIQLRLQRMVKMLPVSAQELLALDTRIRQLEEAILKDKLQLIKANLRLVVSIAKKHVGSNLELSDLIQEGGLGLIKAVEKFEWRRGFKFSTYATWWIRQSINRAIADQARTIRIPVHMKEVISKLTKVSRKFRQENGRDPTVEEYGKALRLSSEKVRQILKIMQEPISLTTPVGEEEDSVLEDFLEDKGDVSPAHSANDSLRQQEVEKALASLSDREAEIIKLRFGIGTGYPRTLEELGRIFSVTRERVRQIEAKAIRKLRHPSRSRFLREYVE from the coding sequence GTGGAACGACGCGAACAATTGAATCATCAAGAAGTGGTGCGAAACCTGATTGAGCACGGGAAGGAAACGGGGTTCCTGACCTACGAAGAGATAAGCCAAAAGCTTCCTGAAACGAATTTTACCACGGAAGAATTGGACACCCTTTTCGGTAAATTGGCGGAGATGGGGATCGACGTCGTGGATCGTGGCGATGATCGCCACAAATCCGACGGGCCCGAAGAAATGGGTGTCCCCGATGTCGAGTTGGATACGCAGAACTCCATCCGGATGTATCTCTCGGAAATGGGGAAGGTCCCCCTCCTCACACGTGAGCAGGAAGTGACGCTCGCTCGAAGCATTAAAGACAACGAAAAGATCCTCAAACTGGTTGTCCTTGAATCCCCCATCACCCATCGCGAAGTTCAGAACTGGGAACAGTTGCTCGAAGCCGATGAGATGACGCCCAAGGAACTGATGCCTCGCGGGCGTCGGACGGCTTCGGAACTTTCAGGAATGCGGCGTCGAGTAAAAACCGTTGTTCAATATATTATTCAAGCTGAGCTGCGTATTGATAAGTTAAAACTCAAAATGGAGAGCAAGCTCCCCGCCGACAAAGTTGATGAATTGAAAACAAAAGTGATTGAAGAGCGGCAGCAAATTGTGGAGCGCATCATCAGTCTTAACTTGAATCAGGAAAAAATTCGGCGGCTTGTGAATAAGATCAAGAGTCTTGGATCGAAAGTTCGCGAGTTTGAGGACGAAGTTCAGCGCTATGAAAAACGTTTTAAGTTGCCTTACGCTGAGCTAAAAAAGCTGTTTCAAAAGACCATCGCTAAGCAGATCCCGAGCGCTCAGTTTCACCGCCTGACCGGTTACACGACAAGCGGTATTGAAAGTTCCATGCAAAACATTGAAACGATTCAACTTCGACTTCAGCGCATGGTGAAAATGCTTCCCGTGAGCGCCCAGGAACTCCTTGCGCTGGACACACGAATTCGTCAGCTCGAAGAAGCCATTCTGAAAGACAAACTTCAACTCATCAAGGCGAATCTGCGTTTGGTGGTGTCGATTGCCAAAAAGCATGTGGGGTCGAATCTGGAACTTTCGGACCTCATTCAAGAAGGTGGGTTGGGCCTCATCAAAGCTGTTGAGAAATTCGAATGGCGGAGAGGCTTTAAATTCTCCACGTACGCCACATGGTGGATCCGTCAGAGCATCAACCGAGCCATCGCCGACCAGGCGCGAACCATTCGGATTCCGGTCCACATGAAAGAAGTTATTTCGAAGCTCACTAAAGTGAGTCGAAAATTTCGACAGGAAAATGGGCGTGATCCGACAGTGGAAGAATATGGAAAGGCGCTCCGTCTTTCTTCGGAAAAAGTTCGTCAAATCCTCAAGATTATGCAGGAGCCCATCTCCCTCACCACTCCTGTGGGGGAAGAGGAAGATTCTGTTCTGGAAGATTTCTTGGAAGACAAGGGGGACGTCTCTCCCGCGCACTCGGCCAATGACTCTCTTCGCCAGCAAGAAGTAGAGAAGGCCTTGGCGAGTCTGAGTGACCGAGAAGCTGAAATCATCAAACTTCGATTTGGAATTGGGACGGGGTATCCCCGAACACTGGAAGAACTCGGCCGGATTTTTAGTGTCACCCGTGAACGGGTTCGCCAGATTGAGGCGAAAGCTATTCGAAAGCTACGCCATCCCAGCCGGAGTCGTTTTCTTCGCGAATACGTGGAATAG
- a CDS encoding ribonuclease HI family protein, producing the protein MSSNVWTAYCDGASRGNPGPSSYGVVLCDPEGAVVAEIGERLGINTNQVAEYEALIRALKELMIRGAKQVRILTDSQFVVYQVKGIYRAKDPRMKVLLERVKKEEGHFEKIDLVHIPRSSHPHNKRADGLANEALDNT; encoded by the coding sequence ATGTCTTCAAATGTTTGGACGGCCTACTGTGATGGGGCCTCCAGAGGAAACCCTGGCCCGTCTTCTTACGGTGTCGTTCTCTGTGATCCCGAGGGCGCGGTTGTGGCCGAAATCGGGGAAAGGCTGGGAATCAACACCAATCAGGTCGCGGAGTATGAAGCGCTCATTCGGGCGCTGAAGGAGCTGATGATTCGGGGTGCCAAACAGGTGAGAATTTTAACCGATTCTCAATTTGTTGTTTACCAAGTGAAGGGAATCTATCGGGCCAAAGATCCTCGAATGAAGGTTTTGCTCGAAAGGGTCAAAAAAGAGGAAGGCCATTTTGAGAAGATAGATTTGGTTCATATCCCTCGGTCCAGCCACCCACACAACAAACGAGCGGATGGGTTGGCCAACGAAGCATTGGACAATACGTAA
- a CDS encoding DNA primase, producing MGVSRDTLERIKSALDPLLVVREAVPSLKQSGSRWKGNCPFHNERTPSFYFQPEKGLWHCFGACQEGGDILAFVMKLEGLSFAEAIRELAHRTGIALDWDKTDDASSRRAKERDQVFSLLEEAAGFYRDSLRGAADAEVARRYLVQRGILPETAERFRLGFAPRREGFLDVALKKGVTIEVLLRAGLAARSDRTGRYQDPLSGRLIFPIQDPYGQVVAFGGRVLEDDAGPKYLNSPETMVYTKGRHLYGLYPGRGDLRARAQAIIVEGYMDVIGLHQAGATTAVAPLGTALTSEQARLIRRYAQEAVLLFDPDPAGQNASWRSAAVFLKEDVFVRVAQVPGEQDPDEFVRDQGPAALDLLVGKAQDVVDFWLDRLAPALAGFNDLHGRLRRAEELMRFIAGVPNEVLREEWTRRAAARLSLDVDALRREMARQAAKGAGSGRSVSEVAPPFRPQGPHVRTAEEEVLQILAGVGGGWDGTNIPESLFSDTRCLTVFRHWREQMKSRGAVDPAAAVEVLGAADGPWLTGLLLEGKSFDDPSEALARGLRSLAVSAQRRLRAGLEREVLDMLEGRRDRDENKILEYQTLTRLLRAPSPGSSGSSDR from the coding sequence GTGGGTGTCTCACGCGATACGCTTGAGCGCATTAAGTCCGCGCTTGACCCCTTGTTGGTTGTCCGAGAGGCGGTGCCGAGTTTAAAGCAATCCGGTTCCCGCTGGAAAGGCAACTGTCCGTTTCACAACGAACGTACTCCGTCCTTTTATTTTCAGCCTGAGAAAGGGCTTTGGCACTGTTTCGGTGCCTGCCAAGAAGGCGGGGACATCCTTGCGTTTGTGATGAAACTGGAAGGCCTCTCGTTTGCAGAGGCGATCCGGGAGCTGGCTCATCGCACAGGGATCGCCTTGGATTGGGACAAGACCGATGACGCCTCCAGTCGGCGTGCCAAAGAGCGGGACCAGGTTTTCTCCCTCTTGGAAGAGGCGGCGGGGTTTTACAGGGATTCGTTGCGGGGCGCCGCCGATGCGGAAGTCGCTCGGCGCTATTTGGTTCAGCGCGGGATTCTTCCTGAAACGGCGGAACGGTTTCGGTTAGGGTTTGCCCCTCGTCGAGAAGGGTTTCTGGACGTGGCCCTCAAGAAAGGCGTCACCATCGAAGTGTTGCTTCGTGCGGGGCTCGCCGCGCGTTCCGATCGGACCGGGCGGTATCAGGACCCGTTGAGTGGTCGGTTGATCTTTCCCATTCAAGATCCCTATGGGCAGGTGGTTGCCTTTGGGGGCCGAGTGTTGGAGGATGACGCCGGGCCGAAATATCTCAATTCTCCGGAAACGATGGTTTATACGAAAGGTCGCCATCTTTACGGGCTCTATCCGGGCCGTGGGGATTTAAGGGCGCGAGCGCAAGCCATTATTGTCGAAGGGTACATGGACGTCATCGGGCTTCATCAGGCGGGGGCGACCACCGCGGTGGCTCCCCTTGGAACGGCGCTGACTTCCGAGCAGGCTCGGCTCATTCGTCGGTATGCGCAGGAAGCCGTTCTTTTGTTTGATCCGGATCCGGCAGGACAAAACGCGAGTTGGCGGAGTGCCGCGGTTTTTTTGAAAGAAGACGTTTTTGTGCGCGTGGCGCAGGTTCCGGGAGAGCAGGATCCTGACGAATTTGTGCGCGATCAGGGGCCGGCGGCTTTGGATCTATTGGTGGGCAAGGCCCAGGATGTTGTGGATTTTTGGTTGGATCGGTTGGCTCCCGCGCTGGCGGGGTTCAACGATTTGCACGGTCGGTTGCGCCGAGCCGAAGAACTTATGCGTTTTATTGCGGGGGTCCCGAACGAGGTTTTACGTGAAGAATGGACCCGCCGGGCCGCGGCGCGGCTTTCTCTTGATGTGGATGCCCTTCGGCGTGAGATGGCCCGGCAGGCAGCCAAGGGGGCGGGGTCGGGTCGTTCCGTTTCTGAAGTGGCTCCTCCGTTCCGTCCACAAGGACCCCATGTGCGAACGGCGGAAGAAGAGGTTCTTCAAATTTTGGCTGGAGTCGGGGGCGGGTGGGATGGGACCAACATTCCCGAATCTTTATTTTCCGACACCCGATGTTTGACTGTTTTTCGCCACTGGCGGGAACAAATGAAATCCCGTGGGGCGGTGGATCCGGCCGCCGCGGTTGAAGTTCTTGGGGCGGCCGACGGGCCTTGGCTGACAGGGCTCCTTTTGGAAGGGAAAAGTTTTGATGATCCGAGCGAAGCCTTAGCGCGGGGGTTGAGAAGTTTGGCGGTGTCGGCCCAGAGGCGGTTGCGCGCGGGGTTGGAGCGGGAGGTCCTCGATATGTTGGAAGGTCGACGGGACCGCGACGAAAATAAAATTTTGGAATACCAAACATTGACTCGCCTCCTTCGGGCGCCTTCCCCAGGGAGTTCGGGTTCATCGGACCGGTGA